A stretch of the Marinobacter sp. JH2 genome encodes the following:
- a CDS encoding CvpA family protein, producing MESLIWIDWVIIALISVSTLTSLKRGFVREALSLVTWVGAFIIARTFHPQMQALLESSVETPLVRLVAAFAILFFGTLIVGAIVNNLIGHLIRATGLSATDRVLGMGFGLLRGVVVVIVGIAFTRYTPLAQDTWWQSSVMIDRLAVVEDWSRRTFGDEFARFLGPADGSSDNSQAPSEPQGVEPTSASR from the coding sequence ATGGAATCGCTGATCTGGATTGACTGGGTCATCATTGCCCTCATTTCTGTTTCCACGCTCACCAGTCTGAAGCGGGGGTTCGTTCGCGAAGCCCTGTCGTTGGTGACTTGGGTCGGTGCATTTATCATCGCCCGCACTTTCCATCCGCAAATGCAGGCACTACTTGAGTCATCCGTCGAAACACCGTTGGTTCGCTTGGTCGCTGCATTCGCCATCCTGTTTTTCGGCACGCTGATCGTAGGTGCCATTGTTAACAATCTTATTGGCCATTTAATTCGCGCCACCGGTCTTTCGGCTACCGATCGGGTGTTGGGTATGGGGTTTGGTTTGCTCCGTGGCGTGGTGGTTGTCATTGTGGGCATCGCCTTCACACGCTATACCCCATTGGCCCAGGACACCTGGTGGCAATCCTCCGTCATGATTGATCGTTTGGCGGTGGTTGAAGATTGGTCTCGACGTACTTTTGGTGATGAATTTGCCCGCTTTCTGGGGCCGGCAGATGGCAGTTCAGATAATTCCCAGGCACCCAGTGAACCGCAAGGCGTGGAAC
- a CDS encoding SPOR domain-containing protein, with protein MDGLKQRIIGALVLISLAVIFVPMIFDEPHSQRKSTSITIPEEPPFPEVDMPEEPTGDAVGYDVSSDTVTTASGDTVQAPGFRIIEDESAQAKAEPEQRESLQSAPVKQPEIAKSQAATEKQQTSNAEKEPAKPVEEKAEFTRTLEGAWVVQLGSFGNEGNARRLRDNVIEMGLGAHLQQFASGDKTLTRVFSGPFVNRKDADQAKARLDKKFGLKSLVTKGGK; from the coding sequence GTGGACGGATTAAAACAGCGAATCATTGGTGCTTTGGTTCTGATCTCCCTGGCAGTTATCTTTGTGCCAATGATTTTTGATGAGCCCCATTCTCAGCGCAAATCCACGTCGATTACTATCCCTGAAGAGCCGCCATTCCCCGAGGTAGATATGCCTGAGGAGCCGACAGGTGATGCCGTTGGTTATGACGTGTCCTCAGACACGGTAACAACAGCATCCGGTGATACGGTGCAAGCGCCGGGATTCCGAATTATTGAAGACGAGAGCGCGCAGGCGAAAGCAGAACCAGAACAGCGCGAGTCGCTGCAGAGCGCGCCGGTTAAGCAACCTGAAATTGCGAAATCCCAAGCGGCAACTGAAAAGCAACAGACTTCGAATGCTGAAAAAGAGCCCGCGAAGCCAGTCGAAGAAAAAGCCGAGTTTACCCGTACCCTAGAGGGGGCTTGGGTTGTTCAATTGGGCAGCTTCGGGAATGAGGGCAATGCTCGCCGGTTGCGAGACAATGTTATTGAAATGGGTTTGGGTGCCCATTTGCAACAGTTTGCCAGCGGCGACAAGACATTAACCCGTGTCTTCAGCGGCCCCTTTGTGAACCGGAAGGATGCGGATCAAGCCAAGGCCAGACTGGACAAAAAGTTCGGTCTGAAAAGTCTGGTGACCAAAGGCGGAAAATAA
- a CDS encoding folylpolyglutamate synthase/dihydrofolate synthase family protein: MNLLNNSGTAVKSPGEGASVKEWLQWLEAIHPTEIDMGLDRVLVVLRRLFPKKPSARIITVAGTNGKGSTVATLERQLLAAGRSTGAYTSPHLQNYNERVRINGTNVSDEALVSAFETVEEARGRVSLTYFEFGTLAAFVALDQAGVKDWVLEVGLGGRLDAVNVLDADYAIITSIDIDHIGFLGDNREVIGFEKAGILRPGIPAVCADPVPPSSVLQQAAAQKVDFRLTGRDYRLEPRSDEPEVIDLVVSEGRIALPAGPLPIESVAAATVMAVQLLPDASLERLEEAAKAVTLPGRFERLGSEPLVIADVGHNPHAARWLAAKLYELKQQRGGRIVAVYAALGDKDIEGVVLAMNPVVDHWCLAGLDVPRGLSVKELEARVGEVASADVSVTIAEALEGAKGRAARPEDCVVAFGSFFTVAEARALLLGSAP, translated from the coding sequence ATGAATCTGTTGAATAACTCCGGCACTGCGGTAAAGAGCCCTGGCGAGGGTGCGTCGGTTAAGGAATGGCTTCAGTGGTTGGAAGCCATTCATCCCACAGAAATCGATATGGGGCTTGATCGCGTTCTGGTGGTTCTTCGCCGCCTGTTCCCGAAAAAGCCTAGTGCTCGAATCATTACCGTTGCCGGCACCAATGGTAAAGGCTCAACGGTAGCCACTTTGGAGCGTCAGCTATTAGCAGCGGGTCGCTCCACGGGTGCTTACACCTCCCCCCATCTTCAGAATTACAACGAGCGTGTCCGGATCAACGGAACGAATGTGTCCGATGAGGCTTTGGTGTCTGCGTTCGAAACGGTTGAAGAGGCGAGGGGGCGCGTCTCGTTGACTTATTTCGAATTTGGAACTTTGGCTGCGTTTGTGGCCCTTGATCAAGCCGGTGTTAAGGATTGGGTGCTGGAAGTCGGTTTGGGTGGTCGGCTGGATGCAGTGAACGTTCTGGACGCCGATTACGCGATTATTACCTCCATCGATATTGATCATATTGGGTTTCTGGGTGATAACCGGGAAGTGATCGGATTTGAAAAAGCGGGTATTTTGCGCCCGGGGATCCCGGCGGTGTGCGCGGATCCGGTTCCGCCCAGTTCGGTGTTGCAGCAGGCTGCTGCTCAGAAAGTTGATTTTCGGCTGACAGGACGTGATTACCGCCTTGAACCTCGTTCAGACGAACCTGAAGTCATCGATCTGGTGGTGTCAGAGGGCCGTATCGCCTTGCCGGCAGGGCCATTGCCAATTGAAAGTGTGGCGGCGGCGACAGTCATGGCGGTTCAGCTCTTGCCGGATGCAAGTCTTGAGCGGTTGGAGGAAGCCGCTAAGGCGGTTACTTTGCCGGGACGCTTCGAACGGCTTGGCAGTGAGCCTTTGGTTATCGCTGATGTCGGCCACAATCCCCACGCTGCTCGTTGGCTGGCCGCTAAGCTTTACGAATTGAAGCAGCAACGTGGTGGTCGAATAGTTGCGGTTTACGCGGCGCTTGGCGATAAAGATATTGAGGGCGTTGTATTAGCTATGAACCCAGTTGTTGATCACTGGTGTCTGGCGGGCTTGGATGTGCCCCGAGGCTTGTCTGTTAAAGAGCTTGAAGCCCGTGTTGGCGAGGTAGCCAGTGCAGATGTCAGTGTCACCATTGCTGAAGCTTTGGAGGGGGCCAAGGGCAGAGCTGCACGGCCCGAAGACTGTGTCGTAGCTTTTGGATCCTTCTTTACCGTGGCTGAAGCAAGAGCGTTGCTCTTAGGTAGCGCGCCTTAA
- the accD gene encoding acetyl-CoA carboxylase, carboxyltransferase subunit beta: MSNWLDKIMPSKIRSESRQRTGVPEGLWKKCPKCGAFLYKPELEKNLDVCPKCNHHLRVSARRRLEIFLDKDGREEIAADLEPNDRLKFKDTKRYKDRLAAAQKATGEKDALVAMSGSTLGVPLVACAFEFNFLGGSMGQVVGEKFVQAANVALERRIPLVCFSASGGARMQEAILSLMQMAKTAAVLERMKEEGIPYISVMTDPVFGGVSASLAMLGDLNIAEPYALIGFAGPRVIEQTVREKLPEGFQRSEFLLEHGAIDMILHRHQMRERIAHVLAKFTGQEKPGTEAPIEFEITEKPGADESVE, translated from the coding sequence ATGAGTAACTGGCTGGACAAGATAATGCCGAGCAAGATTCGCTCGGAATCGAGACAACGTACCGGTGTCCCTGAAGGGCTCTGGAAGAAATGCCCGAAATGTGGCGCATTTCTCTATAAGCCAGAGCTGGAAAAGAACCTGGATGTTTGCCCAAAGTGCAATCATCATCTTCGTGTGTCCGCTCGGCGCCGCCTCGAGATCTTTTTAGATAAAGATGGGCGCGAGGAGATTGCAGCCGATCTCGAACCGAACGATCGCCTGAAGTTTAAAGACACCAAACGCTATAAAGATCGCTTGGCGGCCGCCCAAAAAGCGACTGGCGAGAAAGATGCCTTGGTTGCCATGAGCGGCAGTACCTTGGGGGTGCCTCTGGTTGCTTGTGCCTTCGAATTTAACTTCCTTGGCGGCTCGATGGGGCAAGTTGTAGGCGAAAAGTTCGTCCAAGCTGCGAATGTTGCGCTGGAGCGCCGAATTCCGTTGGTTTGCTTCTCGGCCAGTGGCGGTGCTCGTATGCAGGAAGCCATTTTGTCATTGATGCAGATGGCGAAAACGGCCGCGGTTCTCGAGCGTATGAAAGAAGAGGGGATTCCCTACATATCGGTGATGACAGATCCGGTGTTTGGTGGGGTGTCTGCCAGTTTGGCCATGTTGGGTGATCTCAATATTGCGGAGCCCTATGCGTTGATTGGTTTCGCCGGCCCAAGGGTTATCGAGCAGACCGTGCGTGAGAAGCTACCGGAAGGGTTTCAACGCAGTGAGTTTTTGTTGGAGCACGGTGCTATCGATATGATTCTGCATCGTCATCAGATGCGAGAGCGCATAGCACACGTGTTAGCGAAATTTACGGGGCAGGAAAAGCCGGGTACCGAGGCTCCTATCGAATTTGAAATAACAGAAAAGCCGGGTGCAGATGAATCTGTTGAATAA
- the trpA gene encoding tryptophan synthase subunit alpha, with protein sequence MSRIEGVLKSLKEQGRKALIPYITAGDPHPEQTVSLMHTLVKAGADIVELGVPFSDPMADGPVIQLACERALKHNTSLRQVIGMVEEFRKTDADTPVVLMGYLNPMEAMGYEVFADAAANAGIDGVLTVDLPPEEASDVASLFAERNMDSIFLLAPTTTDDRIKAISKHSSGYVYYVSIKGVTGSATINVDEVAEKVAHIHELTALPVGVGFGIRDAETAGAIGKVSDGVIVGSVLVDTIARNQSDSDALNQALHDLLYPMREALDSLV encoded by the coding sequence ATGAGTCGTATTGAAGGTGTATTGAAATCCTTGAAAGAGCAGGGGCGTAAAGCGCTGATCCCCTATATTACTGCGGGTGATCCTCATCCTGAGCAAACGGTCAGCCTGATGCACACGCTGGTAAAAGCGGGCGCGGATATTGTTGAGCTTGGGGTTCCATTTTCGGACCCGATGGCCGATGGCCCCGTTATTCAGTTGGCGTGTGAGCGAGCTCTGAAGCACAACACCTCGTTGCGTCAGGTGATTGGTATGGTTGAAGAGTTTCGTAAAACCGATGCCGATACCCCGGTGGTGTTAATGGGCTATCTGAATCCAATGGAAGCGATGGGATATGAAGTCTTTGCTGATGCAGCGGCTAACGCAGGCATTGATGGGGTTTTGACCGTTGATTTGCCGCCGGAAGAGGCTAGTGACGTTGCGTCGCTGTTTGCCGAGCGCAATATGGACTCGATCTTCTTGCTGGCCCCAACTACGACGGATGATCGAATAAAAGCAATTAGTAAGCACTCGTCTGGCTATGTGTACTATGTTTCTATCAAGGGCGTGACGGGCTCGGCAACTATTAATGTTGATGAAGTCGCCGAAAAAGTGGCTCATATCCACGAGTTAACGGCACTTCCTGTAGGTGTTGGTTTTGGTATTCGCGATGCGGAAACCGCAGGCGCAATTGGCAAAGTATCCGATGGTGTAATTGTGGGAAGCGTACTGGTGGATACAATAGCCCGAAATCAATCAGATTCTGACGCATTGAACCAAGCGTTACACGATCTGTTGTACCCGATGCGCGAAGCGCTGGATAGCCTTGTCTGA
- the trpB gene encoding tryptophan synthase subunit beta has translation MLKALPDSRGHFGAFGGRFVSETLMDSLMTLEKEYLQLKDDPEFQAKFDKDLADYVGRPSPLYFAERLTRETGGAQIWLKREDLNHTGAHKVNNTIGQALLASFLGKKRIIAETGAGQHGVATATVCARLGLECHVFMGSEDVQRQSLNVYRMKLLGATVHAVESGTKTLKDAMNEAMRDWVANVDETFYIIGTVAGPHPYPLLVRDFQSVIGRELREQSMEKMGKLPDALVACVGGGSNAIGMFYPFLTDESVALYGVEAGGLGIETGDHAAPLCAGRPGVLHGNRTYLMEDENGQIAGTHSVSAGLDYPGVGPEHSWLKDIGRAHYVSVTDEEALAGFRTLTQVEGIMPALESSHAVAYALKLAATMDKDKVVVINVSGRGDKDIHTIAQLDGIEI, from the coding sequence ATGTTGAAGGCACTCCCGGATTCCAGAGGTCACTTTGGTGCCTTCGGTGGCCGGTTTGTTTCCGAAACCCTGATGGACTCATTGATGACGCTGGAGAAAGAATATCTCCAGTTGAAAGATGACCCGGAATTTCAGGCGAAGTTTGATAAAGATTTGGCGGATTATGTCGGCCGGCCAAGTCCGCTCTATTTCGCGGAGCGTCTGACTCGCGAAACCGGTGGTGCACAAATCTGGTTGAAGCGCGAAGATCTGAATCATACCGGTGCCCATAAGGTAAACAACACTATTGGCCAGGCACTGCTCGCCAGCTTCCTGGGCAAAAAACGTATTATCGCTGAAACTGGCGCCGGTCAGCATGGTGTAGCTACCGCGACGGTTTGTGCTCGGTTGGGTCTTGAGTGTCACGTATTTATGGGCTCTGAAGATGTTCAGCGCCAATCACTGAACGTCTATCGCATGAAGTTGCTGGGCGCTACGGTCCACGCAGTCGAAAGCGGCACCAAAACACTCAAAGACGCCATGAATGAGGCGATGCGGGATTGGGTCGCCAACGTAGACGAGACTTTCTATATCATAGGTACCGTTGCTGGCCCGCATCCATACCCGCTGTTAGTGCGTGACTTCCAATCCGTGATCGGTCGCGAATTGCGCGAGCAGTCCATGGAAAAAATGGGCAAGCTTCCTGACGCGTTGGTTGCATGTGTAGGTGGTGGCTCGAATGCCATCGGTATGTTCTACCCGTTCCTGACCGACGAGTCGGTGGCGCTTTACGGTGTTGAGGCCGGCGGTTTAGGTATTGAGACCGGTGACCACGCTGCGCCTCTGTGCGCTGGTCGTCCGGGCGTGTTGCACGGCAACCGTACATACTTGATGGAAGATGAGAACGGCCAGATCGCCGGAACGCATTCTGTCAGTGCCGGCCTCGATTACCCAGGCGTGGGCCCAGAGCATTCGTGGTTGAAAGATATCGGTCGAGCCCATTATGTGTCAGTGACTGATGAAGAGGCGTTGGCGGGTTTTCGTACACTGACCCAAGTGGAAGGCATCATGCCGGCGCTGGAGTCATCCCATGCGGTGGCGTACGCGTTGAAGCTGGCTGCGACCATGGATAAAGATAAGGTTGTGGTTATTAACGTATCGGGCCGCGGCGACAAAGATATTCATACCATCGCCCAGTTGGATGGCATCGAGATCTGA